The following proteins come from a genomic window of Trifolium pratense cultivar HEN17-A07 linkage group LG4, ARS_RC_1.1, whole genome shotgun sequence:
- the LOC123923560 gene encoding probable L-type lectin-domain containing receptor kinase S.7, translating into MNPFKPTLFILFTTFILTAGNIQLDFPYFTTTNTATNITFIGDSSLRNRFVSLTKSTTFSTGSIIYNKPISLFDILTNTTSSFSTTFSFSITNPNNPTSFGDGIAFFLSPNNLSSLSSSSSASTFGLPTNFVAVEFDTRFDRRFNDPNENHIGFNIDTLNSMKIVDPIYNGIDLKSGNTITSWIDYKTDVNSLSVFLSYSPIKPRDPILFVTVDLSEYFRGNDGVYVGFSASAEKSTELHQIQSWSFYTVGFEPARPRLRSHNVSDNSVTVSTGNEVHVNASRPRSRSHSFSSKKRFGLGFAVAGPVFFCVVFSLLGYYSFMKWKGVRKCTLKNFGTGFVACPREFNYRELKSATREFHPSRIVGHGSFGTVYKAFFISSGTIAAVKRSRHSHEGKAEFHSELSIIAGLRHKNLVQLLGWCVEKGELLLVYDFMPNGSLDKMLYKEPERGKLLSWSHRVNIVVGLASVLVYLHQECEQRVIHRDIKTANVLLDGNFNPRLGDFGLAKLMDHDKSPISTLTAGTMGYLAPEYLQYGKATDKTDVFSYGVVVLEVACGKRPIEREGTKMVNLVDWVWGLYSEGKIIEAVDKRLNGEFEEEEMKKVLMLGLSCANPDSAERPTMRRVLQILNNEAVPFTVPKVKPCLTFSSDLPLTIDEIVSDVDDGEGEEFNTSQSMCEIKIEG; encoded by the coding sequence ATGAATCCCTTCAAACCAACCCTCTTCATTCTTTTCACCACCTTCATTCTCACCGCCGGTAACATCCAACTAGACTTCCCTTATttcaccaccaccaacaccgCCACAAACATCACCTTCATCGGTGATTCATCTCTCAGAAACCGCTTTGTTTCTTTAACTAAATCCACCACTTTCAGCACCGGTTCTATCATCTATAACAAACCCATTTCtctctttgacattttaacaaacactaCATCTTCATTCTCAACAACGTTCTCTTTCTCCATCACAAACCCTAATAACCCCACTTCATTTGGTGATGGCATTGCTTTCTTCCTCTCCCCCAACAATCtctcatcattatcatcatcgtCATCAGCAAGCACATTTGGTCTTCCTACAAATTTTGTTGCTGTTGAATTTGATACTCGATTTGACCGTCGATTCAATGACCCGAATGAGAATCATATAGGTTTCAATATTGATACATTGAATTCTATGAAAATTGTTGATCCTATTTACAATGGAATTGATCTGAAGAGTGGAAATACTATCACTTCTTGGATTGATTACAAGACTGATGTGAATTCTCTTTCTGTTTTCTTGAGCTATTCTCCGATTAAGCCGCGTGATCCGATTCTTTTTGTAACCGTTGATCTTTCGGAGTATTTTAGAGGAAATGACGGTGTTTACGTTGGTTTTTCTGCTTCTGCTGAAAAAAGTACTGAACTTCATCAGATTCAAAGTTGGAGTTTTTACACTGTTGGATTTGAACCTGCAAGACCTAGGTTGAGGAGTCATAATGTTTCGGATAATTCTGTTACTGTAAGTACTGGGAATGAGGTACACGTTAATGCGTCGCGTCCACGTTCGCGTTCGCATTCTTTTTCTTCGAAGAAAAGGTTTGGTCTTGGTTTTGCTGTTGCAGGTCCTGTTTTTTTCTGTGTTGTTTTTTCATTGTTGGGGTATTATTCTTTTATGAAATGGAAGGGAGTGAGAAAATGTACGTTGAAGAATTTCGGAACTGGGTTTGTTGCTTGTCCTAGAGAGTTTAATTACAGAGAATTGAAATCTGCGACACGAGAGTTTCATCCTAGTAGGATCGTTGGTCATGGTTCGTTTGGTACTGTGTATAAAGCTTTCTTTATATCTTCTGGAACAATTGCTGCAGTGAAAAGATCAAGGCATTCTCATGAAGGAAAAGCCGAGTTTCATTCTGAATTGTCTATCATTGCTGGTTTAAGGCACAAAAATTTGGTTCAGTTGTTAGGTTGGTGTGTTGAGAAAGGAGAGTTGCTTCTTGTTTATGATTTCATGCCTAATGGAAGCTTAGACAAGATGCTTTACAAGGAACCTGAGAGAGGGAAATTGTTGAGTTGGTCTCATAGGGTTAACATTGTTGTTGGTTTGGCTTCTGTTTTGGTttatcttcatcaagaatgtgAGCAAAGAGTGATTCATAGAGATATCAAAACTGCGAATGTTTTGCTCGATGGGAATTTCAATCCTAGGTTGGGTGATTTTGGATTGGCTAAACTCATGGATCATGATAAGAGTCCTATTTCAACTTTAACTGCTGGAACAATGGGATACCTTGCACCTGAATATCTTCAATACGGGAAAGCAACCGATAAAACCGATGTTTTCAGCTATGGAGTGGTTGTCCTTGAAGTGGCTTGTGGGAAGAGACCTATTGAAAGAGAAGGTACAAAGATGGTTAATTTGGTGGATTGGGTTTGGGGGTTGTATTCTGAAGGGAAGATAATTGAAGCTGTTGATAAGAGGTTGAATGGTGAATTTGAGGAAGAGGAAATGAAGAAGGTTTTGATGTTAGGGTTGAGTTGTGCTAATCCTGATAGTGCTGAGAGACCTACTATGAGAAGAGTATTGCAGATTCTTAACAATGAAGCTGTTCCATTTACTGTTCCAAAAGTGAAGCCATGCCTTACATTCTCATCTGATTTGCCATTGACTATTGATGAGATTGTTTCTGATGTTGATGATGGTGAGGGTGAAGAGTTCAATACTAGCCAATCTATGTGTGAGATTAAAATTGAAGGATAA
- the LOC123923516 gene encoding uncharacterized protein LOC123923516: MKSISIQVLFLVFSLLMVANMSYGRKDLGDYWKNKMNEQPMPEAIKNLIQVPKALSSNEEKDNSFNRDFDVHPNVILYHTHVHEEKKPFDESAVRKMESLLPNKG, from the exons ATGAAGTCCATTTCCATTCAAGTCTTGTTCCTTGTCTTCTCTCTTCTCATG GTTGCAAACATGAGCTATGGAAGAAAAGATTTGGGAGACTATTGGAAGAATAAGATGAATGAGCAACCTATGCCAGAAGCAATTAAAAACCTTATTCAAGTTCCAAAAGCATTATCatcaaatgaagaaaaagataatTCTTTTAATAGGGATTTTGATGTACATCCTAATGTCATATTATATCATACACATGTGCATGAGGAGAAGAAGCCTTTTGATGAATCTGCAGTAAGGAAAATGGAGTCATTGTTACCAAATAAGGGTTGA
- the LOC123923515 gene encoding probable ribosomal RNA small subunit methyltransferase B, whose protein sequence is MAKVVYMSLPFLSEPHKTIASSSSPSSSKPLKLPHRTRSTNISISSSTNGSANRSVKPQKFNSDISPHRAVSAVRLMRIELGGAFADLLNEKGKGSGENEMGYVQRTLGFRTRELNNQDLRLVTDIVGGAIRWRRYLDHLISSLCHIKDISSMEPLLLQILRIGVYEIVKLDMPPYAVVDENVQLAKAALRPGAGNMVNGILRKLVVLKEKEMLPLPKVEGNDRSQARALATLYSHPVWIVRRWTKYLGQEETIKLMIWNNSEPSFSLRANRAIGFSRDDLVTQLNELKVPHKLSLHLDDFVRIKTGLQTIIHAGLLKKGLCSVQDESAGLIVSIVDPQPGETIVDCCAAPGGKTLYMASHLSGQGMVYAVDVNSGRLRILKETAKLHQVDGVVTTVHADLRTLTDGEPLKSNKVLLDAPCSGLGVLSKRADLRWNRNLEDMEQLKNLQDELLDAASTLVKPGGVLVYSTCSIDPEENDERVAAFLIRHPDFHIDPVDRYVPPDFVTPNGFYFSNPVKHSLDGSFAARLVRAL, encoded by the exons ATGGCGAAAGTGGTGTACATGTCTTTACCTTTCCTCTCAGAACCCCACAAAACCATAGCTTCTTCTTCATCACCATCTTCTTCAAAACCATTGAAGCTTCCTCATAGAACACGCAGCACCAACATATCCATTTCCTCATCCACCAATg GTTCTGCAAACCGTTCTGTTAAACCCCAGAAGTTTAATTCAGATATTTCTCCTCACAGAGCTG TGTCAGCTGTGAGATTGATGAGAATTGAACTTGGTGGTGCTTTTGCTGACCTTCTCAATGAGAAAGGGAAAGGTTCTGGTGAAAATGAGATGGGTTATGTTCAAAGAACACTTGGATTTCGCACTCGAGAGTTAAATAATCAAGACCTTAGATTG GTTACAGACATTGTTGGGGGTGCAATTCGTTGGAGGAGATACCTTGATCATTTAATCAGTTCACTATGTCATATAAAAGATATATCTAGTATGGAACCTCTTCTCTTACAG ATTCTACGAATTGGCGTCTATGAGATTGTGAAATTAGATATGCCACCTTATGCTGTTGTAGATGAG AATGTGCAGCTTGCCAAAGCTGCTCTCAGGCCGGGTGCTGGCAACATGGTCAATGGAATCCTCCGAAAATTAGTTGTGCTTAAG GAAAAAGAAATGCTTCCGTTGCCCAAAGTGGAGGGCAATGATCGTTCTCAAGCACGTGCTCTGGCAACTCTCTACTCACATCCAGTT TGGATAGTGAGGAGATGGACAAAGTATCTTGGACAGGAAGAAaccattaaattgatgatatggAACAACAGTGAACCAAGTTTTAGCTTAAG AGCAAACCGAGCAATAGGTTTTTCAAGAGACGACCTTGTGACACAGCTTAACGAATTGAAG GTCCCACACAAGCTTTCATTGCATTTGGATGACTTTGTTCGCATCAAAACTGGGTTGCAG ACTATCATTCATGCCGGCCTACTCAAAAAGGGTTTATGTTCTGTTCAGGATGAGAGTGCAG GTCTGATTGTTTCTATTGTGGATCCTCAACCTGGTGAAACCATCGTTGATTGTTGTGCTGCTCCTGGTGGAAAGACCCTCTACATGGCCTCTCATTTAAGTGGACAAG GTATGGTATATGCAGTTGATGTAAATAGTGGTAGGTTGAGAATTCTTAAAGAGACAGCAAAGTTGCACCAAGTAGATGGTGTCGTTACCACCGTCCATGCCGATCTTCGTACATTAACC GACGGTGAACCACTTAAGAGTAACaaagttttgttagatgcaccATGCTCAGGACTTGGTGTTCTTTCAAAG AGAGCGGACTTACGGTGGAACAGGAATCTAGAGGATATGGAACAATTGAAAAACTTACAAGATGAGCTCCTTGATGCAGCATCCAC ATTGGTAAAACCCGGGGGAGTATTAGTTTACAGTACGTGCTCCATAGATCCTGAAGAGAATGATGAGAGGGTAGCTGCGTTTCTAATAAGACATCCG gattttcacattgATCCTGTTGACAGATATGTTCCACCTGATTTCGTGACGCCAAATGGTTTCTATTTCTCCAACCCGGTAAAACATTCATTGGACGGGTCCTTTGCAGCTCGTTTAGTACGCGCTTTATAA
- the LOC123921823 gene encoding protein NOI4-like, whose amino-acid sequence MSSVDKGRPLPKFGEWDVNDPASAEGYTVIFNKARDEKKTGGKPDSPAKKNPQNRPPLENGKPPGKSWFCCIHNPPAES is encoded by the exons ATGTCGTCGGTG GACAAGGGTAGGCCACTACCAAAGTTTGGCGAATGGGATGTCAACGATCCAGCTTCAGCTGAAGGTTACACGGTGATTTTTAACAAAGCTAGGGATGAGAAAAAGACAGGTGGCAAACCTGATTCGCCTGCAAAGAAAAACCCTCAGAACAGGCCTCCATTAGAGAATGGCAAACCTCCTGGT AAAAGTTGGTTTTGCTGCATACATAATCCTCCAGCTGAATCATAG
- the LOC123924569 gene encoding diphthine methyltransferase homolog, with protein MDVAHYYLEGNADAVEFCPHNGHHNILAASTYTLQEGDQPSRYGSISLFNTDGDTGNLDKVYSEETSGIFDIKWNPPAGHTSPLLGQADADGYLRIKMLDRGSDGVQGTYLKEIASEKISDSMCLFLDWNPSATSITVGLSDGSVSIVSLHESKLEVQEEWKAHDFELWTTSFDIHQPNLVYTGSDDCKFCCWDLRDSPSNLVFKNSKVHTMGVTCIEKNPHDPNSLLTGSYDEFLRVWDLRSISKPVNETSISLGGGVWRVKHHPFIQGLVLSACMHNGFAIVAIKDDKAEVLETYKKHDSLAYGADWQKGEANHIDGRSKPVVATCSFYDKLVRVWRPCNDIIL; from the exons ATGGATGTAGCACATTACTATTTAGAAGGTAATGCAGATGCTGTGGAGTTTTGCCCACATAATGGGCACCACAATATTTTAGCAGCATCCACTTACACACTACAAGAAGGTGATCAACCTAGTAGATATGGAAGCATTTCACTTTTCAACACTGATGGGGACACAGGCAACCTTGACAAGGTTTATAGTGAGGAGACTAGTGGGATTTTCGACATAAAGTGGAATCCACCAGCAGGGCACACTAGTCCTCTTTTAGGTCAAGCAGATGCTGATGGATACTTGAGAATTAAGATGCTTGATCGTGGCTCTGATGGAGTACAAG GGACTTATCTAAAAGAGATTGCAAGTGAGAAAATCAGTGACTCAATGTGCTTGTTCCTGGATTGGAATCCTTCAGCCACATCAATCACTGTAGGGCTTTCTGATGGCTCTGTGTCTATTGTTTCTCTTCATGAGTCCAAGCTGGAAGTACAAGAAGAGTGGAAGGCACATGATTTTGAACTTTGGACAACCTCTTTTGATATCCACCAGCCAAATTTGGTATATACTGGCTCTGATGATTGTAAGTTTTGTTGTTGGGATTTGAGGGATAGTCCTTCCAATCTTGTATTTAAGAACTCTAAAGTCCACACAATGGGTGTTACTTGCATTGAAAAGAATCCTCATGACCCAAATAGCTTATTAACCGGCAGCTATGATGAGTTCTTGAGGGTGTGGGATTTAAGATCAATCTCAAAACCTGTTAATGAGACTTCAATTAGCTTAGGTGGAGGAGTTTGGAGGGTGAAGCATCATCCCTTCATTCAAGGCCTTGTTTTGTCTGCATGTATGCACAACGGTTTCGCGATCGTTGCTATTAAAGACGACAAAGCTGAAGTGTTGGAAACGTACAAGAAGCATGACTCACTCGCATATGGAGCAGACTGGCAGAAAGGAGAAGCAAATCATATAGATGGGAGAAGTAAACCAGTAGTGGCTACTTGCTCATTCTATGACAAACTTGTTAGGGTCTGGAGGCCCTGTAATGATATTATTTTGTAA
- the LOC123882491 gene encoding WEB family protein At5g55860-like, with the protein MVAKIKQNVSDSHNSTKPVVGEIDTNSPIQSVKDAVSLFGEVASSAENPTIKKSKSKPYSVESVWAKEAQLHLAQVELNKLMAQLKNAETTKAQLLAELEKSKTTVTDLKQKLKVIRESRELAIQETKALKCQAKQLKEKKLGNLNVTNCTSKEESESAVQRYKSIIAELDLAKQELRKIRQECKESMEVKVSAFKRAEEAKDAMAAYTDRAYELSKEILAVQESIQQLKLSSVEANQQKEEILVEKNVLSQSYKATLEESKKKLLALKKDFGPGLAENLELKFNETMNEISALQKEIENKKKSDIESLKSVTFVLDDAKQSLQKISEEENSIRSFVEALRVELENVKREHSVLKKKECETESIVRNLRGELHKGELELEVYLAEESKVRGSSKKMIGMLNQMSSETENARREAEDMKIKAIELKVEAEVTKRALEDAEMELKVALEEAEAAKAEEASILDQIRDLSEKTNADHASTSESGARITISWEEFECLNRMIEECDRLASVKVAAATAHIEAAKVSENEAFKKLEVTQKEIEEIKKATHEALKQAEIAGRAKMAVETELKRLRERRHKKAAETAARVLAEKQMSSPSSSSSQRYRFQQQNSFRKNMEVKKLEKGKFSVSKKVLSQNISGIFHRKKSMQVEKGFPSYLPGENPL; encoded by the exons ATGGTagctaaaatcaagcaaaatGTTAGTGACTCTCATAATTCAACAAAACCAGTGGTCGGAGAGATTGATACTAATTCGCCGATTCAGTCTGTTAAAGATGCGGTTTCTCTCTTTGGTGAAGTTGCTTCCTCTGCTGAAAATCCTACCATTAAGAAGTCAAAATCAAAACCTTATTCTGTTGAG aGTGTTTGGGCAAAGGAGGCACAACTTCACTTAGCACAGGTAGAGCTGAACAAATTAATGGCGCAGCTGAAAAATGCGGAAACTACCAAGGCTCAACTCCTAGCTGAGCttgaaaaatctaaaacaacAGTTACAGATCTGAAACAAAAACTTAAAGTTATCCGTGAATCTAGAGAGTTAGCAATTCAGGAAACAAAAGCTTTAAAATGTCAAGCGAAACagctaaaagaaaaaaaactcggCAATCTTAATGTGACCAATTGTACTTCGAAAGAAGAGTCAGAGTCTGCAGTTCAAAGGTATAAATCTATCATTGCAGAACTTGATCTCGCAAAGCAAGAACTTAGGAAGATTCGCCAGGAGTGTAAGGAATCGATGGAAGTGAAAGTTTCTGCCTTCAAGCGAGCAGAAGAAGCTAAAGATGCAATGGCAGCATACACAGATCGAGCGTATGAGCTTTCGAAAGAAATTTTAGCTGTACAAGAATCAATTCAGCAATTGAAGCTTTCATCTGTCGAAGCCAATCAACAGAAAGAAGAGATATTAGTTGAGAAAAATGTTCTGAGCCAATCATATAAAGCCACCCTTGAAGAATCAAAAAAGAAATTGCTCGCTTTAAAGAAGGATTTTGGTCCGGGACTCGCCGAAAATCTTGAATTGAAGTTTAATGAGACAATGAACGAAATATCGGCTCTTCAAAaggaaatagaaaataaaaagaaatcagACATTGAATCGCTGAAAAGTGTCACTTTTGTGCTTGATGATGCTAAGCAATCATTGCAGAAAATATCAGAAGAGGAAAACTCTATTAGAAGCTTCGTGGAAGCTCTTAGGGTGGAATTGGAGAATGTAAAAAGAGAGCACTCAgtattgaagaagaaagaatgtGAAACTGAATCCATTGTTAGGAATCTGCGTGGCGAGCTTCATAAAGGCGAGTTGGAGCTTGAAGTCTACTTGGCAGAAGAATCTAAAGTTAGGGGTTCATCTAAGAAAATGATTGGGATGCTGAACCAGATGTCCAGTGAAACTGAAAATGCACGGCGGGAGGCTGAAGATATGAAGATCAAGGCAATAGAATTGAAAGTGGAAGCTGAAGTCACCAAACGTGCATTAGAAGATGCAGAAATGGAGCTTAAAGTAGCATTAGAAGAAGCAGAAGCGGCGAAAGCAGAAGAGGCGAGTATACTTGATCAAATTAGAGACTTGTCTGAAAAGACAAATGCTGATCACGCCTCAACGTCTGAATCTGGTGCGAGAATCACAATCTCTTGGGAGGAATTCGAGTGCTTAAACCGCATGATTGAGGAGTGTGATAGACTAGCGAGCGTAAAAGTGGCTGCTGCGACAGCGCATATTGAAGCTGCGAAGGTTAGTGAAAATGAGGCTTTCAAAAAGTTAGAGGTAACACAGAAGGAAATCGAGGAGATAAAGAAAGCAACACATGAGGCCTTGAAACAGGCCGAGATTGCTGGAAGAGCAAAAATGGCTGTGGAGACTGAGCTTAAAAGATTGCGCGAGAGACGGCATAAGAAAGCAGCAGAAACTGCAGCTCGAGTATTGGCCGAAAAACAAATGTCATCGCcgtcttcatcatcatcacagcgttacaggtttcaacaacagaATTCATTTCGGAAAAACATGGAGGTGAAAAAGTTGGAAAAAGGGAAGTTTTCGGTTTCAAAGAAAGTTCTATCGCAAAATATTAGTGGCATCTTTCACAGGAAAAAGAGCATGCAGGTTGAGAAAGGATTTCCTTCTTACCTTCCAGGTGAGAATCCTTTGTGA
- the LOC123924390 gene encoding uncharacterized protein LOC123924390 yields MMGSNNNNREREETLTFTIPSSSSHHSSPITVSDTLDSYLTDPRSASGSFQNDGVLSGGGDATDVEFGFSRPDFRQSSLVGTVELYERHVFLCYKNPRFWPSRIEAAEFDRLPRLLYAAVKARKNQMKKETRLTICEGHDGTETSNGDVLIFPDMIRYRRLTHFDVETFVEEVLVKNGEWLPGTPETLKGSYVFVCSHGSRDRRCGVCGPVLVSRFREEIELHGLQGKVFVSPCSHIGGHKYAGNVIIFGSSVNGEVTGHWYGYVSPEDVPLLLQQHIMKGEIIDSLWRGQMGLSEEEQIIKQEQRLLLNGIGILDESFALNESSDNFTSCCQSNGVSCCQENRDSSFCQSQVSVDNRMSSDAIETEAKLSADNKSSKPVISRTNSGKGASRKFHSMTTWLDGWEQEDTYAALAVACAAVSVTIAYNCYKQLT; encoded by the exons ATGATGGGTAGTAACAATAACAacagagaaagagaagaaactCTCACATTCACAATCCCTTCATCATCTTCTCATCATTCTTCACCAATTACTGTTTCTGACACACTTGATAGTTATCTTACTGACCCAAGAAGTGCTTCTGGAAGTTTCCAGAACGATGGTGTTCTTTCTGGTGGTGGAGATGCTACTGATGTTGAGTTTGGTTTCTCAAGACCTGATTTTCGACAAAGTTCTCTTGTTGGTACTGTTGAATTGTACGAACgacatgtttttctttgttaCAAGAATCCTAGGTTTTGGCCATCTAGGATTGAAGCTGCTGAGTTTGATCGATTGCCTAGGTTGCTTTATGCTGCTGTTAAAGCTAGGAAGAATCAAATGAAGAAGGAG ACCCGGTTAACGATATGTGAGGGTCATGATGGGACTGAAACATCAAATGGGGATGTGTTAATTTTCCCTGACATGATCAGATACAG GAGATTGACACATTTTGATGTTGAAACTTTTGTCGAAGAAGTTCTTGTGAAGAATGGAGAGTGGTTACCTGGAACACCTGAAACCTTGAAAGGTTCATATGTTTTTGTGTGTTCACATGGATCGAGGGATCGCAGATGTGGGGTTTGTGGACCGGTTTTGGTTAGTAGATTCAGGGAAGAGATAGAGTTGCATGGTCTACAAGGTAAAGTATTTGTTAGCCCGTGCTCGCACATTGGGGGACATAAGTATGCAGGAAACGTCATTATATTTGGATCAAGCGTGAATGGAGAAGTCACTGGCCACTG GTATGGATATGTTTCCCCGGAGGATGTACCTTTATTGCTTCAACAACATATCATGAAAGGGGAGATTATAGACTCATTATGGAG GGGTCAGATGGGTTTATCAGAAGAGGAACAAATAATAAAGCAAGAACAAAGGCTTCTGCTGAATGGCATAGGAATATTAGATGAAAGCTTTGCACTGAATGAATCCAGCGACAATTTCACAAGTTGCTGCCAATCAAATGGAGTTAGTTGCTGCCAAGAAAACAGAGACTCTTCCTTTTGTCAGAGTCAGGTTTCAGTGGATAACAGAATGAGCTCCGATGCCATCGAGACTGAGGCAAAGCTTTCAGCCGATAACAAGAGCAGCAAGCCGGTGATTTCTCGGACCAACAGCGGGAAAGGAGCTTCACGCAAGTTTCATTCCATGACAACATGGCTTGACGGCTGGGAGCAGGAAGATACTTATGCCGCTCTTGCTGTTGCCTGTGCTGCAGTGTCGGTTACCATTGCCTATAACTGCTACAAACAATTGACATAG